In the genome of Pseudomonas sp. P5_109, one region contains:
- a CDS encoding ABC transporter ATP-binding protein: protein MPNPAPVQDPIARLQLRRITKRYPGCLANDAIDLTIAPGEIHALLGENGAGKSTLMKIIYGVTHADSGEVIWQGQRVSLRNPAQARGLGIGMVFQHFSLFETLSVAQNIALAMGAAAGTPRQLEPKIREVSRRYGMALEPERLVHSLSIGERQRVEIIRCLMQDIRLLILDEPTSVLTPQEADDLFVTLRRLAAEGCSVLFISHKLGEVRALCHSATVLRGGRVAGHCVPAECSDQQLARLMVGESAELIADYPKVAGTAAFLNVDNLSWHNPDPFGCSLKGINLEVRSGEIVGIAGVAGNGQDELLALLSGEQRLSRHDGATIRFGREAVAHLRPDARRERGLAFVPAERLGHGAVPELSLADNALLTAFQQGLLSNGLIQRSKVTALAEEIIRRFGVKTPDSQTPARSLSGGNLQKFILGREILQQPKLLVAAHPTWGVDVGAAATIHRALIALRDAGAAILVISEDLDELFQISDRLGALCGGRLSTLHATVDTRLSDVGGWMAGQFDTPQPLASATR from the coding sequence ATGCCCAATCCCGCTCCAGTCCAAGATCCGATTGCGCGCCTGCAACTGCGCAGAATCACCAAACGCTACCCCGGTTGCCTGGCCAACGATGCCATCGACCTGACCATTGCCCCTGGCGAGATCCATGCCCTGCTCGGCGAAAACGGCGCGGGCAAAAGTACGCTGATGAAGATCATCTACGGCGTCACTCACGCCGATTCGGGCGAGGTGATCTGGCAAGGTCAACGGGTGAGCCTGCGTAACCCGGCCCAGGCGCGGGGTTTGGGAATCGGCATGGTGTTCCAGCACTTCTCGTTGTTCGAAACCCTGAGCGTGGCGCAGAACATCGCCTTGGCCATGGGCGCGGCGGCAGGCACACCCAGACAGCTTGAGCCGAAGATTCGCGAGGTGTCCCGGCGCTACGGCATGGCGCTGGAACCGGAACGACTTGTCCACAGCCTGTCGATTGGCGAGCGGCAACGGGTGGAAATCATTCGCTGCCTGATGCAGGACATCCGCCTGCTGATTCTCGATGAACCGACTTCGGTGTTGACGCCGCAAGAGGCCGACGACTTGTTCGTCACCCTGCGCCGGCTCGCCGCCGAAGGTTGCAGCGTTTTGTTCATCAGCCACAAACTTGGGGAGGTCCGCGCGTTGTGCCACAGCGCAACCGTTTTACGCGGCGGTCGGGTGGCCGGGCATTGCGTGCCGGCTGAGTGTTCGGATCAGCAACTGGCGCGTTTGATGGTCGGTGAGTCGGCGGAGTTGATCGCCGATTATCCGAAGGTGGCAGGGACTGCCGCATTCCTCAACGTGGACAACTTGTCCTGGCACAACCCGGACCCGTTCGGCTGCTCGCTCAAGGGCATTAACCTTGAGGTGCGCAGTGGGGAAATCGTCGGCATCGCCGGCGTGGCGGGCAATGGCCAGGATGAATTGCTGGCCCTGCTCAGCGGCGAACAACGCTTGTCGCGACACGACGGCGCAACGATTCGCTTTGGCCGCGAGGCGGTCGCCCATTTGCGCCCCGACGCCCGTCGCGAACGAGGCCTGGCGTTTGTCCCGGCCGAACGCCTGGGCCATGGTGCGGTGCCGGAATTGAGCCTGGCAGACAACGCGCTATTGACCGCTTTCCAGCAAGGGCTGCTGAGTAACGGCCTGATCCAGCGCAGCAAAGTCACCGCGCTGGCCGAGGAGATCATCCGTCGATTCGGTGTAAAGACGCCCGATAGCCAGACCCCAGCCCGCAGCCTGTCCGGCGGCAACTTGCAGAAATTCATCCTCGGCCGGGAAATCCTCCAGCAACCGAAACTGCTGGTGGCCGCGCATCCAACCTGGGGCGTGGATGTCGGTGCAGCCGCCACGATTCATCGCGCGTTGATTGCCTTACGCGATGCCGGTGCGGCGATCCTGGTGATTTCCGAAGACCTCGACGAACTGTTCCAGATCAGCGACCGCCTCGGCGCTTTGTGCGGCGGTCGGCTTTCGACGCTCCACGCCACCGTCGATACACGCCTGAGCGATGTCGGCGGCTGGATGGCCGGCCAGTTCGATACCCCTCAACCTCTCGCATCCGCCACGCGCTAA
- a CDS encoding YigZ family protein, whose translation MPFTLSGFCEYSEEIRKSRFITFAAPIASPAEAQAFIEQHSDLNASHNCWAWKLGDHYRSTDDGEPGGTAGRPILAAIEAQDCDQVAVLVIRWYGGIQLGTGGLARAYGGGANKCLQAAPKIELISRVALRCACGFAELALVKLRVTQAGGLVVDETFTANGVELQLAVGEAQIAALQSQLADLSRGRILLQR comes from the coding sequence ATGCCATTTACCCTCAGCGGTTTTTGCGAATACAGCGAAGAGATTCGCAAAAGCCGCTTCATCACCTTCGCCGCGCCGATTGCCAGCCCGGCCGAGGCCCAGGCGTTCATTGAACAGCACAGTGACTTGAATGCCTCGCACAACTGCTGGGCGTGGAAACTCGGCGATCATTACCGCAGCACCGATGATGGCGAGCCCGGTGGTACGGCCGGCCGGCCGATTCTGGCAGCAATAGAGGCACAGGATTGCGATCAGGTCGCGGTGCTGGTGATTCGCTGGTATGGCGGCATCCAACTGGGCACCGGCGGGCTCGCCCGGGCCTATGGCGGCGGGGCAAACAAATGCCTGCAAGCGGCGCCAAAGATCGAGCTGATCAGCCGGGTAGCGCTGCGTTGCGCTTGCGGATTTGCCGAGTTGGCCCTGGTCAAGCTGAGGGTGACGCAGGCAGGTGGATTGGTTGTGGATGAAACCTTCACCGCCAATGGTGTCGAGCTGCAGTTGGCCGTAGGCGAGGCGCAGATCGCTGCCTTGCAGTCACAACTGGCCGATTTGAGTCGCGGGCGCATTTTGCTGCAGCGCTAA
- a CDS encoding LysR family transcriptional regulator — MSTRRPDPLAQVSDFDIRLLRIFRSVVECGGFSAAETVLGIGRSAISQQMSDLEQRLGLRLCQRGRAGFSLTEEGREVYQSALQLLSALESFRTEVNGLHQHLRGELIIGLTDNLVTLPHMRITHALAQLKERGPDVQIQIRMIAPNEVEQGVLDGRLHVGVVPQASALSGLEYQPLYSERSLLYCAVGHPLFYVDDKQLDDERLNSQDAIAPTFRLPAEIQAHYQALNCTASASDREGMAFLILTGRYIGYLPDHYASLWVQQGRLRALKAKTRFYDLSLASVTRKGRRPHLVLESFLESLAATR; from the coding sequence ATGAGCACTCGCCGTCCCGATCCGCTGGCCCAGGTCAGCGACTTTGATATTCGCCTGCTGCGGATCTTTCGCAGCGTGGTGGAATGCGGCGGTTTCTCCGCGGCGGAGACCGTGCTGGGGATTGGTCGCTCGGCGATCAGCCAGCAGATGAGCGATCTGGAGCAACGCCTCGGTCTGCGCCTGTGCCAACGGGGACGTGCCGGGTTCTCCCTGACCGAAGAAGGCCGCGAGGTCTATCAATCGGCGTTGCAGTTGTTAAGCGCGCTGGAAAGCTTCCGCACCGAGGTCAATGGCCTGCACCAGCACTTGCGCGGCGAATTGATCATCGGCTTGACGGACAACCTGGTCACCCTGCCCCACATGCGCATCACCCACGCCCTCGCGCAATTGAAGGAACGCGGCCCGGACGTGCAGATCCAGATCCGCATGATCGCGCCCAATGAAGTCGAACAAGGCGTGCTCGACGGCCGCCTGCACGTCGGCGTGGTGCCGCAGGCCAGCGCATTGTCGGGGCTGGAGTATCAACCGCTGTATAGCGAACGTTCGCTGTTGTACTGCGCGGTCGGCCATCCGCTGTTTTATGTCGACGATAAACAACTGGACGACGAACGCCTGAACAGCCAGGACGCCATCGCACCGACCTTCCGTTTGCCAGCGGAGATCCAGGCTCACTACCAGGCGCTCAATTGCACCGCCAGCGCCTCGGACCGCGAAGGCATGGCGTTCCTGATCCTGACCGGACGCTACATCGGCTACCTGCCGGATCACTATGCGAGTCTTTGGGTGCAGCAAGGCCGGTTGCGAGCGTTGAAAGCGAAAACTCGCTTCTATGACCTGAGCCTGGCGTCGGTTACCCGCAAGGGCCGTCGCCCGCACCTGGTGCTGGAGAGTTTTCTCGAGAGTCTGGCCGCGACACGTTGA
- a CDS encoding CoA-acylating methylmalonate-semialdehyde dehydrogenase — translation MSVIPHLINGELVTENGRAVDVFNPSTGQAIHKLPLATRETIQSAIDAAKAAFPAWRNTPPAKRAQVMFRFKQLLEQNEARISQLISEEHGKTLEDAAGELKRGIENVEFACAAPEILKGEYSRNVGPNIDAWSDFQPLGVVAGITPFNFPAMVPLWMYPLAIVCGNCFILKPSERDPSSTLLIAQLLIEAGLPKGVLSVVHGDKTAVDALIEAPEVKALSFVGSTPIAEYIYSEGTKRGKRVQALGGAKNHAVLMPDADLDNAVSALMGAAYGSCGERCMAISVAVCVGDQVADALVAKLVPQIQALKIGAGTSCGLDMGPLVTGQARDKVSGYVEDGVAAGATLVVDGRGLTVAGHEEGFFLGGCLFDNVTPEMRIYKEEIFGPVLCVVRVNSLEEAMQLINDHEYGNGTCIFTRDGEAARLFCDEIEVGMVGVNVPLPVPVAYHSFGGWKRSLFGDLHAYGPDGVRFYTRRKAITQRWPQRASHEASQFAFPSL, via the coding sequence ATGAGCGTTATTCCGCATTTGATCAATGGCGAACTGGTGACCGAGAACGGTCGCGCGGTTGATGTGTTCAACCCGTCGACTGGCCAGGCTATCCACAAGTTGCCACTGGCGACCCGCGAAACCATCCAGAGCGCCATCGACGCTGCCAAGGCTGCATTCCCTGCCTGGCGCAATACGCCGCCGGCCAAGCGTGCCCAGGTGATGTTCCGCTTCAAGCAACTGCTGGAGCAGAACGAAGCGCGTATCTCGCAATTGATCAGCGAAGAGCACGGCAAGACCCTGGAAGATGCTGCCGGTGAATTGAAGCGCGGTATCGAGAACGTCGAGTTCGCTTGCGCGGCTCCGGAAATCCTCAAGGGCGAATACAGCCGTAACGTTGGCCCGAACATCGATGCCTGGTCTGACTTCCAGCCGCTGGGCGTAGTGGCCGGTATCACGCCGTTCAACTTCCCGGCCATGGTGCCGTTGTGGATGTACCCGCTGGCGATCGTCTGCGGCAACTGCTTCATCCTCAAGCCGTCCGAGCGTGATCCAAGCTCGACACTGCTGATTGCTCAACTGTTGATCGAAGCCGGCCTGCCGAAAGGCGTGTTGAGTGTGGTGCACGGTGACAAGACTGCGGTGGACGCATTGATCGAAGCGCCGGAAGTCAAGGCGCTGAGCTTTGTTGGTTCGACGCCGATTGCCGAGTACATCTACTCCGAAGGCACCAAGCGCGGCAAGCGCGTTCAGGCCCTGGGTGGTGCGAAGAACCACGCCGTGCTGATGCCGGATGCGGACCTGGACAACGCCGTCAGCGCACTGATGGGCGCGGCCTACGGTTCCTGCGGCGAGCGTTGCATGGCGATCTCGGTGGCCGTGTGCGTGGGTGATCAGGTGGCCGATGCGTTGGTGGCCAAACTGGTTCCGCAAATCCAGGCGCTGAAAATCGGCGCGGGTACTTCTTGCGGTCTGGACATGGGGCCTCTGGTCACTGGCCAGGCTCGCGACAAGGTCAGTGGTTATGTAGAAGATGGCGTGGCCGCCGGCGCGACACTGGTCGTGGACGGCCGTGGCCTGACCGTGGCTGGTCACGAGGAAGGCTTCTTCCTGGGTGGTTGCCTGTTCGACAACGTCACGCCAGAGATGCGTATCTATAAAGAAGAGATCTTCGGGCCGGTGCTGTGCGTGGTTCGGGTCAACAGCCTGGAAGAAGCCATGCAGTTGATCAACGATCACGAATATGGCAACGGCACCTGCATCTTCACCCGTGACGGTGAAGCGGCGCGGTTGTTCTGCGACGAGATCGAAGTCGGCATGGTCGGCGTCAACGTACCGCTGCCGGTACCGGTCGCTTACCACAGCTTTGGCGGCTGGAAGCGTTCGCTGTTCGGCGACCTGCATGCCTATGGCCCGGATGGTGTGCGTTTCTACACTCGCCGCAAGGCCATTACGCAGCGCTGGCCGCAGCGTGCGAGCCATGAGGCTTCGCAATTCGCGTTCCCTAGCTTGTAA
- a CDS encoding TetR/AcrR family transcriptional regulator yields MTFEVPAHGGKPVSRIRQKNEETIIKAAEDEFARHGYKGTSMNTIAQNAGLPKANLHYYFTNKLGLYVAVLSNIIELWDSTFNTLTAEDDPSEALTRYIRAKMEFSRRQPQASRIFAMEVISGGVCLTEYFNQDYRTWFQGRAGVFQAWIDAGKMDPVDPVHLIFLLWGSTQHYADFATQICRVTGRTRLTKQDMEDAGDNLIRIILKGCGLKPAI; encoded by the coding sequence ATGACCTTTGAAGTCCCAGCCCACGGCGGAAAACCCGTCAGCCGCATTCGTCAGAAAAACGAAGAGACCATCATCAAAGCCGCCGAAGACGAGTTCGCCCGTCACGGGTACAAAGGCACGAGCATGAACACCATCGCCCAGAATGCCGGGCTGCCCAAGGCGAACCTGCATTACTACTTCACCAACAAGCTTGGTTTGTACGTGGCGGTGCTGAGCAACATCATCGAGCTGTGGGACAGCACCTTCAACACCCTCACCGCCGAGGACGATCCGAGCGAAGCCTTGACCCGTTACATCCGTGCGAAAATGGAGTTTTCCCGACGCCAACCGCAGGCCTCGCGGATTTTCGCCATGGAAGTCATCAGCGGCGGAGTGTGCCTGACCGAATACTTCAACCAGGATTACCGTACCTGGTTCCAGGGCCGTGCGGGCGTGTTCCAGGCCTGGATCGACGCCGGTAAAATGGACCCGGTCGACCCGGTACACTTGATCTTCCTGTTGTGGGGCAGCACCCAGCACTACGCCGACTTCGCCACGCAGATCTGCCGCGTCACCGGGCGTACCAGGTTGACCAAACAGGACATGGAAGACGCCGGGGACAACCTGATCCGTATCATTCTCAAGGGCTGCGGCCTGAAACCTGCCATCTAA
- a CDS encoding aspartate aminotransferase family protein, whose product MNLPENAPTSLASQLKLDAHWMPYTANRNFQRDPRLIVGAEGSWLIDDKGRKVYDSLSGLWTCGAGHTRKEIQEAVAKQLGTLDYSPAFQYGHPLSFQLAEKITDLTPGNLNHVFFTDSGSECADTAVKMVRAYWRLKGQSTKTKMIGRARGYHGVNIAGTSLGGVNGNRKLFGQAMMDVDHLPHTLLASNAYSRGMPEQGGVALADELLKLIELHDASNIAAVFVEPLAGSAGVLVPPQGYLKRLREICDQHNILLVFDEVITGFGRTGTMFGATTFGVTPDLMCIAKQVTNGAIPMGAVIASSEIYQTFMNQPTPEYAVEFPHGYTYSAHPVACAAGLAALDLLQKENLVQSVAEVAPHFENALHGLKGTKNIIDIRNFGLAGAIQIAPRDGDAIVRPFEAGMALWKAGFYVRFGGDTLQFGPTFNSKPQDLDRLFDAVGEVLSKID is encoded by the coding sequence ATGAACTTGCCTGAAAACGCCCCGACTTCCCTGGCTAGCCAGCTGAAGCTCGATGCTCACTGGATGCCTTACACCGCCAACCGTAACTTTCAGCGCGACCCTCGCCTGATCGTTGGCGCCGAAGGCAGCTGGCTGATCGATGACAAGGGCCGCAAGGTTTATGACTCGCTGTCCGGTCTGTGGACCTGCGGCGCCGGCCACACCCGCAAGGAAATCCAGGAAGCGGTCGCCAAGCAACTGGGCACGCTCGATTACTCACCAGCCTTCCAATACGGCCACCCGCTGTCGTTCCAGCTGGCTGAGAAAATCACCGACCTGACCCCGGGCAACCTGAACCACGTGTTCTTCACCGACTCGGGCTCTGAGTGTGCTGATACCGCCGTGAAGATGGTCCGCGCCTACTGGCGTCTGAAAGGCCAGTCGACCAAGACCAAAATGATCGGCCGTGCCCGTGGTTACCACGGTGTGAACATCGCCGGTACCAGCCTCGGTGGCGTGAACGGCAACCGCAAGCTGTTCGGTCAGGCGATGATGGATGTCGACCACCTGCCGCACACTTTGCTGGCAAGCAACGCTTACTCCCGTGGCATGCCGGAGCAGGGCGGTGTCGCCCTGGCTGACGAACTGCTGAAGCTGATCGAACTGCACGATGCATCGAACATCGCCGCTGTGTTCGTCGAGCCATTGGCCGGTTCCGCTGGCGTGCTGGTTCCACCACAGGGTTACCTCAAGCGTCTGCGTGAAATCTGCGACCAGCACAATATCCTGCTGGTGTTCGACGAAGTGATCACCGGTTTCGGCCGTACCGGCACCATGTTCGGCGCGACCACCTTCGGCGTGACCCCGGACCTGATGTGCATCGCCAAGCAAGTCACCAACGGCGCGATCCCGATGGGCGCAGTGATTGCCAGCTCCGAGATCTACCAGACCTTCATGAATCAGCCGACGCCTGAATACGCGGTGGAATTCCCTCACGGCTACACCTATTCCGCGCACCCGGTGGCTTGCGCCGCGGGCCTGGCAGCACTCGACCTGCTGCAAAAGGAAAACCTGGTGCAGAGCGTGGCCGAAGTCGCACCGCATTTCGAAAACGCGCTGCATGGCCTGAAGGGCACCAAGAACATCATCGACATCCGCAACTTCGGCCTGGCCGGCGCGATCCAGATCGCTCCACGTGACGGCGACGCCATCGTGCGTCCGTTCGAAGCGGGCATGGCGCTGTGGAAAGCCGGGTTCTACGTACGCTTCGGCGGCGACACCCTGCAGTTCGGCCCAACCTTCAACAGCAAGCCGCAAGACCTGGATCGTCTGTTCGACGCGGTCGGCGAAGTGCTGAGCAAGATCGACTGA
- a CDS encoding ABC transporter permease — MLLSLEPRGQQSRLMLWCSPLLAAALTLGCGSLLFIALGHDPLLTLHTLLIAPVSDLYGVSELLVKALPILLCALGLAVAYQARIWNIGAEGQLLLGALAGSALAVNIIGMQSRWALVAILLTGTLAGAAWAGLTAWLRTRFNANEILTSIMLNYIALNLLLYCVHGPLKDLEGFNFPQSAMFGDASRLPLLMEDGRVHAGVYFALLALVAVWVLLQKSFVGFQIKVLGLDKRAAGFVGFREKRLIWLALLISGGLAGLAGVCEVTGPIGQLVPQVSPGYGYAAITVVFLGRLNPIGILFSSLLMALLYIGGESAQMSLNLPQAITQLFQGMMLFFLLASDVLILYRPRLNLRWTRRAQATAVHAGAL, encoded by the coding sequence ATGCTGCTTTCTCTTGAACCCCGTGGCCAGCAATCGCGCCTGATGCTGTGGTGCTCGCCGTTGCTGGCGGCTGCACTGACCCTGGGCTGTGGATCACTGTTGTTTATCGCGCTCGGGCACGACCCGTTGCTGACCTTGCACACCTTGCTGATCGCTCCGGTCAGCGATCTGTATGGCGTCTCCGAATTGTTGGTCAAAGCCCTGCCGATTCTGCTCTGCGCCCTGGGCCTGGCGGTGGCCTATCAGGCACGTATCTGGAACATCGGCGCCGAAGGTCAACTGCTGCTCGGCGCGTTGGCCGGCAGTGCGCTGGCGGTGAACATCATCGGCATGCAAAGCCGCTGGGCGCTGGTGGCGATTCTGCTCACCGGCACCCTGGCCGGCGCCGCGTGGGCCGGCCTGACGGCGTGGTTGCGCACGCGCTTCAACGCCAATGAAATCCTGACCAGCATCATGCTCAACTACATCGCCCTGAACCTTCTGCTGTATTGCGTGCACGGTCCGCTGAAAGACCTGGAAGGTTTCAACTTTCCTCAATCGGCGATGTTCGGCGACGCCAGCCGCTTGCCACTGTTGATGGAGGATGGCCGGGTTCACGCCGGGGTGTATTTCGCCCTGCTCGCGTTGGTGGCGGTGTGGGTGTTGTTACAGAAAAGCTTTGTCGGTTTCCAGATCAAAGTGCTCGGGCTGGACAAGCGCGCAGCCGGTTTCGTCGGCTTTCGCGAGAAGCGCCTGATCTGGCTCGCGTTGTTGATCAGCGGTGGCCTGGCGGGGCTGGCCGGCGTGTGCGAGGTCACCGGGCCCATCGGCCAGTTGGTACCGCAGGTTTCGCCGGGCTACGGCTATGCGGCGATCACCGTGGTGTTTCTCGGCCGCCTCAATCCCATCGGCATCCTGTTTTCCAGCCTGTTGATGGCGTTGTTGTACATCGGCGGCGAGAGCGCACAAATGAGCCTGAACCTGCCGCAAGCCATCACCCAATTGTTCCAGGGCATGATGCTGTTTTTCCTGCTCGCCAGTGATGTGCTGATTCTCTATCGCCCCCGCCTGAACCTGCGCTGGACCCGCCGCGCACAAGCCACCGCTGTACACGCAGGAGCGCTGTGA